The Oculatellaceae cyanobacterium region AGTTTTGAAATTGGTTAATAGCTTGGGAAACTTGAGTACTTGCTACCGCTTTTTCCTCTGGTGTATCTGCTTGTAAATAGGAGGTGCGCGATCGCGTCAGTAAAGCAGCTAACTCACGTTCCTGTTTCGCAGAAGCTTCAGTTACTCTTACCAAATTAGGAATTAAATCAGCACGACGTTGAAATTGGTTTTCTACCTGCGCCCAAGCTGAATCTACCTTTTGAGAAGCACTAGCAAGAGAATTATAAGTCCAAATGCCCCATCCGCCCACTACAACACCTACACTAGCTAAAATAATTATTAACTTTTTACGTCGTTCTTGCGCTTGTTGCCGTTTTATTTGAATTTCTTGATACGCTTGCTGAATAAACTCAGGTGGAATCTGTGCCTCTGCACCTGCCTCCATTAATTCCTGTAGAGAATATTCTTGACTTTTCTCAGCATAAAGGCGGGAAGCAACGGCAAACACTTCCGGTGTCATCTCTTGGGAAATGCGAGTATTTAAATCACTCATAATCTTGCGTAATTAACTAAACAGACTGTATATAATTCACTAGCTACTTCGCTAATATCGAAATCAGGAATTACTAACACTATTACTGGGAATTTGAGCAATATAAAATTTAATCAACTAGGCATAAATAAAGGCGAAGTGGTTTTTCTAACTCAACAATCACGAGCCGCCAATTTCCTTAAGAAAAGATGTAGTTTTTCCTTTTCTGGAAAATCCTTGTGGAAAATTGAAGTCATACACACCTAACCTTTAAAAACAAAATCGTACCTCTAACTCTAGTTATTGGGGAAACGAAAATTGCTTAACTTCAGGTTAGCTCAATTTGCTCACTTCTCCTTAGTAGATGTATCTATGCTATCTATAGCATTTATTTCTCAAAAAACTGTTACTACCAGCTTGTTAACGTTAGGTGTGATCAGTTTCCCAATAGCTAGTTTGGCTGTAAATGTGGAAGCAGTACCCAACCCCCGCAAGGTAAATAGCGGTTGGGTAACAGATATGGCAAATATTCTTAACCAGTCAACAGAATCAGAAATAAATCAGCTAGTTTCACAACTAGAGGCTAAAAATGGTGCTGAAATTGCTGTTGTGACTGTATCAGATACTAAGCCATCAGCTACACCAAAGCAGTTTGCTACAAGCTTGTTTAATCGTTGGGGTATTGGTAAAAAAGGCGAAGATAACGGCGTACTGATTTTAATTTCTAAAGGAGAGCGACGAGTAGAAATTGAAACTGGATACGGCGTTGAAGCAATTTTACCAGATGCTAAAGTTGGCAATATTATCCGACAAGAAATTACACCACACTTTAAGCAAGCTGACTATGATGGCGGCACACTCGCTGGCACAAAAGCCTTAGTTGAGACTTTGAGCAACGAGCAAATATCTGCTAATGTCGTAGCCGAGCAACCAGCCAAAAACTCTGCTGTACCTTGGTTATATGGGTTGGGTGGCGGATTAGGATTAGCAGTAGGAACAGGCTTTTATCTCAAAAACCGTCGTAGATTTATTCCACCAGAAGGAAAATCGCGCAAACATGGATCTGGTAGTGGCGATCGCCCCATGTATTGCCAACAATGCCGCAACCCGATGGAAAAACTCGATTCAACAGCAATTCAGCCTTATCTCAGCCAACCCGAACAAGTAGCACAACAACTGGGAAGCATTTCATTTGAAGGTTGGCAATGTTCCCATTGTCTTCCTCAACTAACAGGAACAAAAATTCATATTCGCACCTATATTCTCAATTCAGATAGATATACAACTTGCCCTACCTGTCAAGAACTCACAGCAGAAAGCACACAAGAAGTTTTGCAACACGCTACAGAATATAGCGAAGGCAGACGGCAGACTTACAATCATTGCCATTGCTGCGGTTATGAGTCAGTGCAAGAAGAAATAATCCCGCGTATAGTCCGAACTACTACCATTTCCAGCAGTTCCAGTAGTAGTTATAGTAGCGGTAGTGGCGGTAGTAGCGGTGGCGGTGGCGCTGGTGACAGTTGGTAAAAAAAAATTAGGCAGACTTCCTTGCCTGCCAATGACCGCCTCTTATACACACAACAGAATCTACAATTCTGTTGTTATTTACCTGTAACCTTTTCTAGTGCTTTTTCGATTTTGTCTTCAACTGACGTACCTGTAGAATTTTCTGGGCGTTTCATCTTATCAATATCAGAGTCGCCTTGAATTTCATTGAGACCCTTATTAGCTTCTATTTGTGTTTCTTTGAGGGTATAAGGGTTTTCCATTACAGCTTCTTGTGATTTCCGCTCAATATC contains the following coding sequences:
- a CDS encoding LemA family protein, which translates into the protein MSDLNTRISQEMTPEVFAVASRLYAEKSQEYSLQELMEAGAEAQIPPEFIQQAYQEIQIKRQQAQERRKKLIIILASVGVVVGGWGIWTYNSLASASQKVDSAWAQVENQFQRRADLIPNLVRVTEASAKQERELAALLTRSRTSYLQADTPEEKAVASTQVSQAINQFQNYVVNNPQLQSSQAYTNLQYELAGTENRIAVERMRYNQAIQTYNQKIKVFPNFVVANIFGFESKPLFQAETKEVPRIN
- a CDS encoding TPM domain-containing protein, encoding MLSIAFISQKTVTTSLLTLGVISFPIASLAVNVEAVPNPRKVNSGWVTDMANILNQSTESEINQLVSQLEAKNGAEIAVVTVSDTKPSATPKQFATSLFNRWGIGKKGEDNGVLILISKGERRVEIETGYGVEAILPDAKVGNIIRQEITPHFKQADYDGGTLAGTKALVETLSNEQISANVVAEQPAKNSAVPWLYGLGGGLGLAVGTGFYLKNRRRFIPPEGKSRKHGSGSGDRPMYCQQCRNPMEKLDSTAIQPYLSQPEQVAQQLGSISFEGWQCSHCLPQLTGTKIHIRTYILNSDRYTTCPTCQELTAESTQEVLQHATEYSEGRRQTYNHCHCCGYESVQEEIIPRIVRTTTISSSSSSSYSSGSGGSSGGGGAGDSW